The Acidaminococcus fermentans DSM 20731 sequence GCAGTGTGGTGACCCTCCAGATGGGGGCTTTTTCCGTGGCGGCGGAAACCACCCTGTCCGGCATTGCGGAACTGCCTTTTTCCACCTTTCTCCTGCTGATGCAGCCCATCCATCTGGCCATCGGGCTGGTGGAAGGGATGATCACCGCCGCCGTGCTGGTGTTTCTCTATGAAAACCGTCCGGAACTGCTCCGGTCCCCGGCTGAACAGACGGATGCCCCGGCTGTGGGAAACCGGAAAAAAGTCCTGGGAGTCCTGACGGCTGCCGCCCTGTTCATGGGAGGGATCCTGTCCCACTTTGCTTCGGAAGATCCTGACGGCCTGGAATGGTCCCTGGCCCGGATCACCGGTTCCACCGAACTGGAAGGGACGGAGCAGGGCGTCCACGGGTTGACAGCCTGGTTCCAGAACCTGACGGCCCTGTTCCCGGATTACCAGGTGCCCGGTCTCAGTCCGGCTCTGGGCACGGCTCTTTCCGGAATCCTGGGCACCCTGGCCGTATTGGGCCTGGTGTGGGCGCTGGGCCGGAAGCTGCAGAAAGGAAGGACCCATGAAATCTCTGGACAGGGCCATTGAAGCCATCCATTGGCTGGATGACCTGGCTGCCCGGGACACCCTGCTGACCCGGCTGTTCCCTCTGGCCAAGCTGGCCGCCCTGTTCCTGTATCTGGGATTTTTGACCAGCCTGGAGAGAGGGGCGCTGCTTTCCGGGCTGCTGATGCTTTTGCCCCTGCCTGTGCTGTACCGGGCGGGGAAGATTCCCTTCCGGATCGCTTTCCGGCAGGCACTGCCGGCGGTGCTGCTCCTTGCCGGGCTGGGACTGGTGAACCTGCTCTATGTCCAGGCTCCGCCGGTTCCGGTGGGACCGTTCCGGATCGGCGCCGGAACCGCCGCCTTCCTGGTTCTGGTACTGAAGGGACTGGGCTGCGTGCTGGCCGGGTATCTGCTCTTGGCCACCACCGGCATGGAACGGCTGGCCTGCGCCCTCCAGAAACTGCCCCTGCCCCGGGTGCTGATCGTTTCCACCCTGCTCACCTGGCGATACCTGGTGCTGCTGCTCCAGGAAAGCCGGCGCATGGAACAGGCCTTCCATCTCCGGGCTCCGGACAGCCGGGGAATTCCCTGGAAAATCGCCGGCAGCCTGCTGGGCCTGCTGTTCCTCCGGAGCCTGGACCGGGCCCGGTCCGTCTACGAAAGCATGGAGCTCCGGGGCTTCCGGGGCCGTTTCCCGGAAACGGGAAAAAAGGGGAATCCCGGAGGCAGCATCCTGCTGCTGGTCCTGACCCTGGCCTGGTGCCTTCTGTGCCGGTTCCCGGGGTGAAATTCATCCAATCTGATCATCGTATGCTGCTGCGGAAGGAGTCCTGCCCATGTCTGCCATTCTTGCCCTGTCCCATATCCGGTTCTGCTATATCCTGCCGGGGCCTGAAAAACCAACGGTTCCCGTATTCCAGGATCTGTCCTTTGCCCTGGCGCCTGGAGAAAAAGTGGGGCTTATCGGCTGCAACGGGGTGGGGAAGTCCACCCTGCTGAAACTGGTCATCGGGCTTCTGCCCCTCCAGGAAGGGAACATGGAGGTATGCGGCCTCCCCATGGACCGGAAAAATCTTCCGGAAATCCGGAAAAAGGCCGGGTACGTGTTCCAGGATTCGGAAAGC is a genomic window containing:
- a CDS encoding energy-coupling factor ABC transporter permease, which gives rise to MHMADALLSPGIAGVMYVLSGTAACLAARKVKNSEDPALVPEMGVLGAFVFAAQMLNFAIPGTGSSGHLCGGMLLAAVVGPWGGFLTLIGVLVLQCLAFGDGGLLALGANVWNMAFYGCFIGGGLVWPFLVRRGMTRKRIILASILGSVVTLQMGAFSVAAETTLSGIAELPFSTFLLLMQPIHLAIGLVEGMITAAVLVFLYENRPELLRSPAEQTDAPAVGNRKKVLGVLTAAALFMGGILSHFASEDPDGLEWSLARITGSTELEGTEQGVHGLTAWFQNLTALFPDYQVPGLSPALGTALSGILGTLAVLGLVWALGRKLQKGRTHEISGQGH
- a CDS encoding energy-coupling factor transporter transmembrane component T family protein; the encoded protein is MKSLDRAIEAIHWLDDLAARDTLLTRLFPLAKLAALFLYLGFLTSLERGALLSGLLMLLPLPVLYRAGKIPFRIAFRQALPAVLLLAGLGLVNLLYVQAPPVPVGPFRIGAGTAAFLVLVLKGLGCVLAGYLLLATTGMERLACALQKLPLPRVLIVSTLLTWRYLVLLLQESRRMEQAFHLRAPDSRGIPWKIAGSLLGLLFLRSLDRARSVYESMELRGFRGRFPETGKKGNPGGSILLLVLTLAWCLLCRFPG